TGGAGCAGCACGATCTGGCGCAAGGCAAGTCGCGTCCGGTCGAGTTGCTCAACGTGCTCTTCAGTCAATTTAAAGAGCTGCAAGCAGAGATGGACGATCCGATCGATGTCACTGAAGCCTTCAATAATTTTATGAACAATGTGCCACCTTCATCAGGTATATAATGGATACAGAGTTTTCGAATTCGTGCTAAGCTTCCTTTTTGATCTGAATGCACCTGTTTTGTCGTTAAAGTTCGTGCTCTGAAACCGGAGGATTATATTATGAAAATCTCGATTGCAATGACTGTAAAGGCCTGCGCGCTGCTTGCGCTGACGTCTTTAGTCTCCATAGCCGCCACTCAACCCAACATCGTGTTCATCTTTGCCGATGATATGGGCTACGGCGACGTGCAAGTGCTCAATCCTGAGCGCGGTAAGATCCCGACGCCGCATATAGATGCCTTGGCGCGCGATGGGATGATCTTTACCGACGCCCACACGAGCTCGTCGGTTTGCACGCCGAGTCGTTACAGTTTGATGACTGGGCGCTATAATTGGCGCACGACGCGTCAAGCCGGTGTCCTCGGAGGCTTCGGTAATCCGCTGATTCCGACCGGCCGTATGACCGTCGCCAGTTTGTTGAAAGCACAGGGCTATCGCACGGCGATGATCGGCAAATGGCACCTTGGTATGAACCTGCCTAAGGGGCAGGGTATGAACAATATCGATTGGTCTGGCACCATTACGGGCGGTCCCTTCGATCTCGGATTTGACTACTACTTTGGTATCTCGGCGTCGCTGGATATGCCTCCCTACATCTATATCGAGAACGACAAGTTTGTGGGTGAATGCACGACGACGAAAGCGTTCTTTCGCAAAGGGCCTGCGCATGAAGATTTCGAGGCGGTCAATGTGCTGGATGATCTAGCTGAGAAAGCGGTGGAGTTCATCGAAAAGCAGGAGGCATCAACGCCATTTTTTACTTACATTGCATTGCCGTCGCCGCATACACCGATTGTCCCGACGCCAGAATGGAAGGGCAAAAGTGAGCTTGGTGCCTATGGTGACTTCCAGATGCAAACGGATGCCTTTGTGGGGCAAATCGTGGCTGCCGTAGATGCGGGCGGATTCAGTCAGAATACGATCATCATCGTCTCCAGCGATAATGGTTGTTCCAAGGCTGCGGGGATCCCGGCACTTGAAGCGAAGGGGCATTTTCCCAGCGCGCAATTTCGAGGGTCGAAGTCTGACCTCTGGGATGGGGGGCACCGCGTGCCTTTTATCGTTCGCTGGCCTGCCATAGTCGAAGCGGGATCGCAGAGTGATGAGTTGATTTGCCTGAC
The nucleotide sequence above comes from Coraliomargarita algicola. Encoded proteins:
- a CDS encoding arylsulfatase; the encoded protein is MKISIAMTVKACALLALTSLVSIAATQPNIVFIFADDMGYGDVQVLNPERGKIPTPHIDALARDGMIFTDAHTSSSVCTPSRYSLMTGRYNWRTTRQAGVLGGFGNPLIPTGRMTVASLLKAQGYRTAMIGKWHLGMNLPKGQGMNNIDWSGTITGGPFDLGFDYYFGISASLDMPPYIYIENDKFVGECTTTKAFFRKGPAHEDFEAVNVLDDLAEKAVEFIEKQEASTPFFTYIALPSPHTPIVPTPEWKGKSELGAYGDFQMQTDAFVGQIVAAVDAGGFSQNTIIIVSSDNGCSKAAGIPALEAKGHFPSAQFRGSKSDLWDGGHRVPFIVRWPAIVEAGSQSDELICLTDFMATCAELSGGELPADAGEDSVSFLPALKGDSIESTRAGIVHHSISGHFAYRMGKWKLLLSKGSAGWTSPTEKQMPKESPNAQLYDLGADPGETTNLYESHPEVAARLLAQLESDVARGRSTEGPAAKNDTNRINLWKITK